The DNA window GAGGAATAAGCACAGCATTCAGTCTCTGCTACTTCTGCTTCACAGGAGGTTTCCTACATTGTATATGCTGCTTGATGCTGCTATATTTCACGCTTTACTGTCTTTTGGAAGACTTGTAAAGACATGTCTTCCAAAAGACAGAGACACCGGGGTAAACAGCTGAATGGCAGAAATGTGCTATCTAACCATACTCCTGAAAGTCTCCTGCACTTCTGTGTCTGCAATGTGTGACCCTGACTTTCACTTTGAAGAGGAAGACGCAGGGTGGGCAGTGACTGAAGATTGCTTTTTCAGTGCACTCTGTGCCAGGGGACGATGGCACAATCCACAGTGTGCAGTAATCTCCACAAACAGTAACTCATCCACCAGGTGATAAGCTCATGGTGCTCAGCCTCGAGCATTTTCCTGGTCGCGCTCCTCACCTGACTTGGATGCTGCAGAGTCTGCCACTGATGGATACGGTTTGTCTGGGTCCCAGCCCCTTCACCAGTGATGGTGAAAGTTGGATCATACTGACACAGATGTTTTAGGTCCATGGTGAAAGTGATCAGAATTCCAGGGAATGATGGAATGAAAATGGTCTCCGGATGTGCAGTCCAGATGTGCACAGGAGGCAAATCAAAAtcaggtattttatttttagccttGGAACCATGTGATCACACTTCATACACACTAAAGAGGCATCAACTGCGTGCTAGCTTCCCCCACTCTATGACCATGTTCCTTATTTCCTCCTGAGCCTCTTCAAGGTGACGAACCTGCTGGGTCCACCTCAGAAAATAGCCTGAGGGTCAGACAAGGGACAGAGTGGGCACCAACACTTAAAGTAAATCAAAGGAGCAACAATGCAAATACATTAGAGGCAAAGGTGAGGTATGAAGACCAGTGCTGGTTAAAGCTCACCTCTCCACAGCTGCAGGGACTGAGGGTGAACTGAGGGCCAGATTGCCAGCTCGGTGCGTTCATACAAGGGGTTAGAGTAGTAATCCCTCTCTGTGGGCTTTAGCAGAGCCTGGAACAAACAGTGAGTCTTTCCCTTTACTCCCAGGGCACACCTGAATGGAAATGAGGGAGGAAAAACACTGCAGGTGAATTTCAGTTTGGAGTAATGACGCCCTTCAAAAACCTGGAATACAACGATCCTTAAATGTGCAGGAAAAAAACGAACCTTTCCTGATCACTGTTACACAGAAAGGTGCCATAGTCCGAGGCATAAACCTCGGTTGCCAGTCGCAGGAGCAGCgcctcagagaagcccagagCCAGGGGGAACTGCCGCCACAGCTGCCACACacagtccagcagcagcaggaagaccGGAGACTCCTGCTGGAGACGGGCATGGGAGTAGGCCGAGTGAGCATATCGCTGCTGGCATGGGTGTCctgcctgcaaacacacaaacacatggcagCTTCTGGGTGTGTAATCTAATTTGTGGCAATCCTGCAGTCGCCGGCTATCTTAAAAAattcaaacacttttttttaaagcctgttattcatttgtgttattgtttacataaatttatTGTGGcaatgccagagctgacaggcaggaaaaaaagcaagaaagaaaaaagaaaacggagagaataagaaaaaaaaataagaaccagaggagagagagcacgGGtcaccaaagaagaaaaaaaaaaaaaaaatcacatacaaaaaacaaacatatatatgAAATGAGGGCAGAAAGCTGCAACAATGCCCCcccagaagccagaggcagataaagacccaggggacccgggccATCCGCAGCCCCGCAGGGATCTTAGGCTGCTTCTTCCCAGTCCTTCCAAACTGAAACTCCGGCACTCACCTGTATCCACTCTCTCTCCAGCAGCGCCAGGAAGCCCTCCAGTGTGCGGCAGCACGGGTCCATGATGAGCTGAGCCAGAGTGCTGATGAGCAAGGAACAGTCTGTCCCTTCAGAGCCGTGAACAAGAACAGAATGGCCATCCCTGAAGAAAACGACAGTCATCCGTCCTGTTCATTAACGTGCATAAGAAAAACACACCTGCAGAAAAACTCTTTACGCTTCTTCAGGATTTGTTGGTTTGCCCTCACTTCCTTGTCCTGCGTCTGCTTGTGGTATTTTTGCATCTATTTGTGGTATGCATTTGCTGCATCATTTATAtttgcttctcttcattggctacctttaaatccagaattgaatttaaaatccttcttcacacacaaagtcctgatcttaaagacctcatagaaCCATACTGTCCCAAtacagcactttgctctcacactgctggcttacttggaGTTTGAAGAGTTTCTAAAAGGCAGCAGgaagccttcagctatcaggctcctctcctgtggaaccagctcccagtttgagtTTAGGAGATGGGGACCCTCTCTGCCTTTAAGATTAAGCTTTAAAACTTCCtctttgataaagcttatagtcagTACTGAATCAGGGAACCGGGAACCATCCCTTAGCTGCtgcaggctcaggctgctgggagacttcccatgatgctctGAGGATTTCTTCTCCCGTCTTTTCATTCCCCCATGTGCACGATAGTAAATAGTttgtattttgtcattttctatgtgctcctggttctgctggaggtttcttcctgttaaaaggaagtttttcctccccactgtcactaAGTGCTGCTCATGGGGACTGTCTGATTGTGGGGGTTGGTCTCTAATGTTAAAGGGTCTTTCCCTTACAACATAAATCACTTTGAGATGAGAGTTGTTGTAAATCGGCACTTtctaaataaaatctaattgaactgaatgtgcagtttaaatattaaattagtAGCATAATAATCAGAAGACGTTCCCATAAAGTTTTCTGAGTCAAACAGCGTGGGTGTTATTCATACCTCTCCACACACTCTGCCAGCAGGCCAGCAGTCGACAGAGCAGTCTGGATGTGCGACAGCCACTTTGAATTCTCGAGCTTACTGAGCCAGCGGTCCATGTTGTTGGACTCATCACCACAAGCCTCCACCAGTTTAATTAGGCTCTCCTGGAGTGCTTtccctctgcacacacacacatgaagcaGGTAAGCGATATGAgcagtatatacagtattatCAGACAGTCGgcaaacacgcacacaccttTCCATCTGTCTGTGAAGTCTCTTCCAGCGGTTGTAGAAGGATTTAGACTCGAACCCTCCACCCATCATCCTGGCCTGTTGAGCCTGCTGCATGGAGCGAGTGTCAATTATGTAGCCTTTGTCCGAGTCCTCGATCACAGCCTGGAGGAGCAGCTCGTCTTCCTTGCAGCGCTTCTTATTGGCTCCTGGGAGCGGCTGACTGCTGCGCATGATTACCTGCAAAAAATTCCATCCAGGTAACAATGTTCAGACAGATGTTTAGGCTCGACTGTCAAGATCCTGAGTTTCTGAGTTTGGGCCTTTGAATTCTTTTGATTTTGTGTGATTGGTTtgaccttcatgtattttgcaTCTTTATGGTACCAGGTTGTATTTGTATAAGAGTTTAATTGTCCCTCAGCTGGTTTCTGTTCATGTTGGTCCTCGGTCTTGGACCCAacgttttctgttttatttgcgAGTTTTACAGTTTTGTGTCTTCTTTCTTAGTTTATTTAACCAAGTTATGTTCTTGGTTATAGGTTATTAATATTTGATTCCTCGTCTCCCTGAGTTCCTCTGCGTGCCTGCCTCTCCTGtccatgtttcctgttttacttttatgAGTTCTTTGTCTCTCGTGTGTATTGTGTTAGGTTTTCTTCCCCCTCATCTCGTCGTTGGATttagttcacctgttctccccggCTGTTTCCACTCTTCCCTCATTACCTCTCGTATGTCCCCTCATGGTTGTGTGTTGATTATGAGTTCCTGTTCTGCTTCTTGGAGTATGTTTTGAAAGaaattcagcattaaagctccTTTAAGCTGATGCCTGCCTGCTGAGTCCTGCAGTccaactctgcctgccacacagggCGGATTTGAGCATGTGCTCTTTTGTAGACTTGTTGGATTGTTTTTAGTTATCCTGTCTGCGTCCTGTATTTTTGGTCCTGCACCCTGCTACGAACTGTGACACTGAAACTGAATCACCTCACCATGCCATTCTTCTTGTGGTAGTAGCAGAGAACAGGGAAGCGTCCCCCCTGTCTGAATTTGGCGGCTTTTTTCAGCGTGTCGTCATCTATGCTTTTTGGGACGATGACTTCCAGAGGGTAGGAGGGACACACCGAGTAATCTCTGTTCACGGAGCTCAGTCTCCACTTCTCATGCTGGAAGCAGAgtagagagaaaggaaaaggtAAAGTTTAGTATTAAGTAACCTGTTACTCATGTTAACCTCCCTCGGGAGTGTTCCAGTTCATAGGTGAGGAAAGTCCCGTTATCTTAATGGGAGAGAAATGACTAGCACACAATGCGTGCTCTGTGCTAATCCTCAGTGGAATTTCATTAACAGTTGTCTTGTGATTTGATTTCTTGGTAAATGattaaggacaaaaaaaaaaaatctaacaccATGAGTACTCCTGCATGTGCAGTGGACGAGTTTAGGGTGGCCTGCACCTTTCTGTGGGAACTCTTCCAGGGACACGTTCTCTCAGTAGCACCTACACCTGGTTAGGTGCGGCACTGAAAAACTGATTTGCAGAACTTGATTCTTATTGGTTAACCTCATGAATGTGTCATTTCCTCAATATATAAAAACTTACTGTGAGCAGGTAGTTAGCATAAATACTGTAAACAGCACGGCTCTTTTCCAAGTTATGACAACTTTCTGCCTTTTCTAATTTTGATCAAGAAATGAAATCATTCAGTTCCTCGAGCTCGACGCCAACAAGAGGCAGTGGGACAGAAATAATGTGGACACCTAAATTCCAGTCTCCTTATCCTGGGTGTAAAACACTAACCAGGCTGGCCTGATTAAAGGCACAGATATCCTACACGCTCTGGGAATTTTGTGCCTGTAAAACAGATGCAAACATGCTGCCCTCGACCCCTCACCATAGCAACACGCCATTCCCATGGGAAGCCACATTTACGCTGTGTGCAGCACATTCTGAAGTTCAggggaaaacaaatgaaagctaAGCAAGAAGGATATCCTGAATCTGAGCCCTTACACTTCCCTGGCATTTTCCTGTCATGTGGTTGTTGGATCACTGCTGGAGGAGGTCACAGTGTACCTGAGAGACTTCTGTGTCTATAAGTTTTACATTCTGTAAAGCAGAAAGGTGTATACAGAGTTTTATATGCTGCTTACGAGCTCCTTCATCTGATTGTAGTGCATTTCAGGAGATGACAGACCCCACTGGTCCTGCAGGCTGAGGTCAGGCGGTCGGTAAAAGAAAGGATACATCTCCGACACGCAGTCCAGACAGGACAGGGTCTGCAGAGCGTTAAGGAGAGATTGCTGTCAGATGCAAAGCAGTGAAACACAATTGTAGAAAAACAATAGGCTGCTCTAAGAGTGATTTTCTTATCCCTGTGTGCTGTGTTATTATTTAATATACCTCGATAGAGTGTGCAATGTTGAGACACTGTTCCATGCCTGGGATGTCAAGCTGGAGCACACGCAGATCTTTACACTTCATCGTAATTGTTCCTGATGATCCAGACATcctacacacacataccacTATATGATTCTTACACAAACCAAAGgaaacagcacccccaccccatGTATCGACTATAGCCGTGCATAAAGCGCCACTTGCAGCAGAAAAGGTATGCGAAATCAGCCagctggactgtgtgtgtgtgtttcttcctGAGTGAGTGTGCAACACCTACCCAATGGTTTCAACACTGCATTCACAAAGCTAAAAACAGAACAGTTAGTAGCAAGCAACACGCCGCTTGAGCATGTAGAAGGTGGCaaacggaaaaaaaaaagttgctgtaatCTTCTTAGGAAATGCAACTTCTTCAGCACTGCGGGCAGCGAGAGCAGCACAGGCAGAACAGAGCAACACAGAGGATGTCCAACCTTTCACTGTGGCCTGCATTAGAGAAGAAGCCCGAATAGCCCATAAGGTTTTCCACACTGGTTAAAAAGATTTGAGGAAGGAATGGGCGATTAGAGAAATTACTGGCACATTCACACCGCTTTGTGTGGATTAGTGTGATTACTGGTTTGGCCATGTGAATTATAATAAGTTCTGAAAGATTCATGATTTCACCATCAACAGATTAGCAGTTTTATCAATTAAAACTTcataaagacaaagaaaagatcaacaagtgactttttaaaaaaaattgttcctGCATGATTAATAAGAAACATTTTTGATCTAGCCCTTTCATCATCTTCCCTCACCTTTTCTCAATGGCATCGATGTTCCTGAGGAGCAATAAAACCTGCCGAGAGTTGCTCTCCTCCCTGTCCGAGAAGAGCAGGTGGTGGCCGGTGATGCACAGGGTTCCTCTGCTCGGGGGCTGCAGCGGCTGTCGGAGCACAACATCCTCCACATTGGCCGTCTTGATGTGCTCAGAAAACTCCATCAGCTCCCCTTCAAACACCCAAACCGAACTTTTTTCTAACTGCAGAAGCGGCCGAGCACCTCCACTGACTGCAAATCACTTCCTCGCCTCTATTGtaagaaaatgaaagcaaacttcctcctctgcacacacAGCTGGTTGGACAGCGCTGCAGTCTCAGTTTGATTGGAGATAAGGACTCTATAAATAGAAGAAGCTTCATATTTTCCTAAACATTGTCCTCTTATGTGGCTGCACctttacacacacagatgtttgaGCGCCACTGCTGTAGAAATGGAAAATGTGCTGCTTTAAGCGACAAAAGGCGGAAGTCGGCGTTTCCTGAGACACAGAGTGAGATATGTCACTCATCTCTGGCAAAACTGCGCACTGTTGGAGGGGGCGACGCCACAGTGATGTGCCTGTAGCATGGTAAAGTACCACTAGATGGCGCAACAAGCAAGCATAAAAGAGCATAAATCACAACACGGCTGTCAAATACTAAGTtggcttctgcagtgatgcaccACAGTGTAAACAGTTGCAGCTGGTATCggatctaatttttttttcagctattaCTAGTTTAATTATATTTAgcaatttgactttttttgaattaaatataCTCACTCATAATAACCTAAATGTAACGAGAAAAAGAACCCTCTAAAATGTAATACAGCACAGTGTCACAATGCACCCAACTGTAGGCCACTGAAGCACCtggaaaatatcattttaatacTTTACCTTTGTCTTTTCCAAGCCACTCATGCAGACACTTCCTCTGGGATTATAAGTCATATTTAACCCCCCAAATAAACCACAATAAAAACACcaacacaagaaaacacatttaaaaataaattaaaacagagTAAGACAGGCCTATAATAACCAGGGTGGATGCTGTATATGTTTATATCTATGGGTTAATGTATCCACTAACTTTTATACGCAGTCCTGTGAAGAACCAAGCACACCCCGTgactcagtagcttgtagaagcaCCTTTAGCAGCATTAAGGAATcatctctcacatcattgtggaggaaattTCAGCCCTGTCTCCttcacagtgttgcttcagttcattgaggtttgcagcatgcatttatgcacagctctctgaaggtcccaccacagcatccAGTCacgctgaggtctggactctgactgggccactgagtcttttcttttttagatatTCTGCTGGAGATTTGCATGACATGACATGATTTCAGCTAAGCTTTATCTGCCAGACAGATGTGCTCACAGAGGAGTTTGTGGTTgagtcaatgactgcaaggtgttcAGACCCTGTGGCTGCAGAACAAGCCTAAGTCATCAGCCCTCCAACACCGTGCTGACAGAGAACATGAGAAGTCTCGTAGTTTGTTCAGATTGCAAACCTAGGCCCTGCTGCCACTCTTCCAAAGATTTAATATTAGTTCaggctttttctaattgtgctgtcgtGAACTTTAATCTTTAACGTGCTGACTGAGGCCTGCGGAGTCtcagatggagctcttgggtttcTCCGACCTTGTAGTGAATTTGTTGGCACGTCCTCTTCCTgtgaagattgtggcattgtgttaacacacaactGCAAACTGCCAAAGCTTATCCTtgtatagaggtgctcacactcagTTAATTAAGTGCTGGCTGCTACTTAGCCCCTTAATTCCTCTGGAAAAAGTGACGCTGTGCTTAGTTTTTCTTGtgcaaactttctttttcacgtgtgtgtgtgtgtgtgtgtgttagatatGTAAAGATTTACTCATACACCCACAAACAGCACAGGACAGGATGATGTTGCATCTTCGTACTTTACTCGAGTATTTCCATTTTGATTCTGCTGATGGaaatttaatctaatctaatatgCGTGCAGTTAATCGCCCCACTTTTAGATCCAAAATACTTCAGAACGCAAAATAAggcaaaccaaaacagaaaaatgatatTTATACGTCAAATATTATCCAGGATGTGATGTCGAGGAAATAAATCCATATACGTGTGTGCGTTTCTCTGATGGGGTTCCCTCCTGTAATGTTAAAGTGTTTTCAATTTTTAACTATTTTTAATTCCTTAAATTTGTGGATGCCCGGTAGtttgtattgtgttttttaatcagTCTGACAATCAGAATTAGCTGTAAGGTCTCGGGGTGAAGTTTCAGGATATCTTATTCCCTCGCATGAAAAAAGCTTGGAAACGATCCAGCCTCCGTGTCCTGTGCGGGATGGGCGGCCACCGCTTGATTTCGCCCTATAAAGGAGGAGGTATGGACCTGTTGCGCTCCAGCTGCCGGCGCAGAAAACGAGCTGCTCAGCGTTTGTTAACGATCTGCTGCCTCGATGGACTTTAAAGAGTTTGGAGAcgagtcctcctcctcctccgagGGAGACACGGAGGACTTGGACAGCGTGAAAGCGCTCACGGAGAAGCTGAAGCTACAGACCCGCAGACCGTCCTATCTGGAGTGGCAGGAGCGCGTACAGAGCCGAGCGTGGACGGAGAGAAACTCAGCGGACGGTCCGGGACCCGGCGGACAGCAAGTCGTCTCCGTGCCGGCAATCTTGAGGAATGCGAGCTCAGAAGTGGTTGTCGGCGGCATCTGCGGCTTTGACACCATTGACGATGCTTTGGAGTATCTGAGAAAAGAGCTGGTGAGTTCCTCCagggcattttattttatgttcccCAAAGACGCATCAAACTCAGTGAAAAATTTAACCCTTTAATCagtcaaatgaaaaataaattatagcACAGACTCCTCGTTCATTCCTGAGAATCACAGATACATATCCATCTCCTACTTCACCTTTAAGACAGATATCCATCTCTTTAGGTGTCTGAGATATGCCTCACTTGACTGCTTGGCTTAACTCGAGAAAAAGCAGGGCTGATTTCATCAAGTCTAAACACACAGATTATGAAACAATATGATGCCTGTTTTCTCTCAGGCCGCAAACCATATATTCCCCATGATT is part of the Archocentrus centrarchus isolate MPI-CPG fArcCen1 chromosome 22, fArcCen1, whole genome shotgun sequence genome and encodes:
- the LOC115772942 gene encoding myotubularin-related protein 9, translated to MEFSEHIKTANVEDVVLRQPLQPPSRGTLCITGHHLLFSDREESNSRQVLLLLRNIDAIEKSVENLMGYSGFFSNAGHSERMSGSSGTITMKCKDLRVLQLDIPGMEQCLNIAHSIETLSCLDCVSEMYPFFYRPPDLSLQDQWGLSSPEMHYNQMKELHEKWRLSSVNRDYSVCPSYPLEVIVPKSIDDDTLKKAAKFRQGGRFPVLCYYHKKNGMVIMRSSQPLPGANKKRCKEDELLLQAVIEDSDKGYIIDTRSMQQAQQARMMGGGFESKSFYNRWKRLHRQMERGKALQESLIKLVEACGDESNNMDRWLSKLENSKWLSHIQTALSTAGLLAECVERDGHSVLVHGSEGTDCSLLISTLAQLIMDPCCRTLEGFLALLEREWIQAGHPCQQRYAHSAYSHARLQQESPVFLLLLDCVWQLWRQFPLALGFSEALLLRLATEVYASDYGTFLCNSDQERCALGVKGKTHCLFQALLKPTERDYYSNPLYERTELAIWPSVHPQSLQLWRGYFLRWTQQVRHLEEAQEEIRNMVIEWGKLARS
- the fam167b gene encoding protein FAM167B, which gives rise to MDFKEFGDESSSSSEGDTEDLDSVKALTEKLKLQTRRPSYLEWQERVQSRAWTERNSADGPGPGGQQVVSVPAILRNASSEVVVGGICGFDTIDDALEYLRKELREMQVQDNRLARQLIRLRGEIHRLKVEQVCHRHKEMLDDATYELEECGEESDLLCDIPMKAAFALSTPLKHLGLTKMNINSRRFSLC